Below is a genomic region from Bartonella harrusi.
ATCAACAAAAGGCACATTCGCTATGATTCCAGCAAAATCTTGTGGAGCTATATTGGCAATAGCTCCCATCAACATCCCTCCTGCTGAGCCACCTTGAGCAATGAGGCGGTCATGAGAAGTGAAGTTATTTTCTACAAGGTAGCGCCCACAAGCAATAAAATCTGTAAATGTATTGTATTTAAAGAGATGTTTTCCCTTTTCATACCATTCCACTCCTTTTTCTTTTCCTCCACGAATATGGGCAATAGCATAAATAAAACCTCTATTAACCAAAGAAAGTGCATTGCTATTGAAACTCGCAGGAATGGAGATTCCATAGGCACCATAACCGTAAAGTAAACAGGGGGCACGACCATTAAGAACAGTAGTTTTGTGATAAAAAATTGAGATAGGGATTTTCTCACCATCTTCTGCTGTTGCCATAATACGTCGCGTTATATACTCATCCTGATGATGTCCAGAGGGGATTATTTGCGTTTTTAAAAGCGTGCGTTTGCGACTTTTCATCTCATAATCAAACACTTGATCCGGTGTTGTCATAGATGAATAGGAAAAGCGAATAGTTGGGCTGTCATATTCTGCTGCACCTTGTAGACCTAAAGAATAAGCTTCTTCAGTAAAAGCAATGGAATGAACTTGTTGAGTGGTACGGTCCATTATTTTTATACGTGGAAGCCCCTCAAAACGTTCGACCCAGATAAGAAAATTTTGATATGCATCATGGGATAATATAAAATAGCCAAGCCGATGTGGCACAAGCTCAGACCAATTTTCTGATTGTGGAGATGCATACGGCGTTACCATAATTTTGAAGTCTTTTGCATTATCCAAATTTGTCAGAATATAAAAAACATCACCACCTTCTGTTAATGAATATTCAATACCTTTTTGTCGCTTCCGTACACATTGAGGAACAGTAAGAGGTGCTTCAGCGGGAATCAACCAGATCTCTGACGTTTCGTGATCATGAATATTAATATAAATAATATCATTAAGTTTAGAACCACTCACATGTAAGAAAAATCCTGGATTATCTTCACGAAAAATAAGCTTATCTTGTGATTGATCGGTGTTTAATCGGTGATAATAAAGCTTCGAAGGGCGGTGGTTTTCATCCATCTTAGTATAGAAAACACCTTCAGATTTAGCATCCCACACAATTTGTCCCGATGTATCTGTAATGATATCCATACTATCAGATAATGTTTCCAAATTACGAACTTTAGCGGTGTAGAATTCTGAGCCTTTGTCATCATAAGTCCATACAACATGTGTGTGATCAGGAGATTCTTCAACTGCACCAAAATTAAAATATTCTTTCCCTTCAGCCAAAGCATCACCATTAAGATAAACGTTTTTTTCTCCTCCATTCCTCGGTGTGCGAAAATAATGTGGTTGTTGGCCTCCTGTAACATAAGAAAATCCATAAGCAAAAGGACCACGTTTTACAGGAACGGAACTGTCATTTTCTTGGATTCGGCTTTTCATTTCTGCAAAAAGTGAATCCTGTAATGGTTTCGTATCAGCCATCTGCAAAGCTTGGTAAGCATTTTCTTTTTCAAGATGTTGTCGAATATTTTCATCAAGATAGCTCGGGTTTTTAAAAACATCTTGCCAATTAGAGGCACGTAGCCAATGATAAGGATCATCACGATAAATACCGTGATGTCTTTCGCTATGTGCAATTTTTGATGCTTTTGGGGGGAGAAGCAAAGAGCTGTTCATGCACGATCCTATCTTAAAAGAGACTAATGATTTTACTTATATGTTAGAATCACAAGATTTATGCAAGTGCATAAAAGCGGTCAGCTCTGCTCACTTAATAAAAAACAGATGCGATAGAACAGCTACGATAAATTGCGCAATTATACCATGTATTGCTATTTATAGCATACCTCCGGTACCGTTTTCTATGAGAATAATACTGCTTTTATAAAAATGGTAGATTAGAAAAACAAGGCTATTTTGTAGCAGAATTGGTTTTTTTCTTAAAGAAAAATAAATGTATTTTTAATATACAAAATAAAATTTATTTTAAAAGTATATATATAAAAATATTTTTTACATAAAAAATATTTTTATATATCATGTTTATTTGTAATTTTATTATTATTAATAATAAATTGTTAAATTAAAATTTGTTTTATTTTATTAAAAGTATTTATATATTAAATATAATATTTTTTATTTATATAAAATATATACAATAAATAACTTTATAATATTTTTTATTTATGATATAATATAATAAAAGCTGTATTCTAACAGATTAATATTTTCAGTTTTCTTATTGTATATTATGTCTAAAAATAGGTTTTTATTTGATTTTTTTATGTTTTAGCAATTTTGTAGAATAATTGAATTGACAAAAAAGATTTTTGTACAATATGAAGCCTATGTACATTGGATCTCATATCATGAGTATACGTGTTGTATCTCGATTTTAAATTACTTGATTTTAAATAAAGGAAACAAGAATGGAACATCGTCCAGTCTTAGAGACTGAAAGCAATTTAGTTATTACATTGGTTGCTGATATCGTTGCTGCCTACGTAAGTAATAATTCTATTCGACCGACTGAAGTACCAAATTTAATTGCTGATGTTCATGCCGCTTTTCGTAAAGCGGGGAATGTAGAATCAACAGAGGTCGAAGTTGAAAAGCAAAGGCCAGCTGTTAATCCAAAACGTTCAATCTTTCCAGATTATCTCATTTGCCTTGAAGATGGAAAAAAGTTTAAATCTTTAAAGCGTCATCTTATGACCCATTATGGAATGTTGCCAGAAGAATATCGTGAAAAGTGGCAGTTGGACAGTTCATACCCTATGGTAGCACCTAATTATGCAAAAGCACGCTCCGCTTTGGCAAAGGAAATGGGACTTGGGCGCAAAAGCAAACGAAAAAAAAATAAATGATAGCGTCTAGGAGGACCTTGTGTCTTTATAGAGATAAAGTGCTTTTTAACAGACGTTTGTTCTTTAAAGGGTTAGTTTTATATATAACTTTCGTTACGAATTCGTTCAATCATTGATTTAAGACCATTTGATCGTTGTGGTGTAAGGTTTTCTTTTAATCCGAGTGTTTGAAAAAGGCCTTCAGCATCAGCGTTGCGAATTTCAGAGGCTTTTTTGCCTGAATAAAAAGCAAGAAGAATGTAAATAAGCCCACGTACAATATGAGCATCGGAATCGCCTTGAAATGTTAATGTTGGATTATCTGAATTATTACGTGAAGATAAAAGCCACACTTGGCTAACACATCCAGGCACTTTGTGCTCGTCGTTTCGCGCATTCTCCGGAAAAGGCGGTAATTCACGACCTAATTCAATTACATAGCGATAACGATCTTCCCAATTATCCAGAAAAGAAAAATTTTCTATAATATTATCAATCGTTTCTGCCATAATCTCCGTCCTGTCTTGCATTGATTATCATATTACATAGACTTTATTGACACATAAGTACTGATACCTCATAACATAACATCAATAGGAAGCACTAAAAGTTTTTATTTCAAGGTAACGTCATACGCTTCTGTTTTTATGTGGATTCTTCTGTTTCTCTCTTAAACATAATATCTGGAGGAGATCCCATATTTTGACTATCCATTATGCGTCCAAAATATTTGTAAGCTGCTCTTGCACCATGATACGCTCGTTCGCCAAGTGAACTTAAAAAAGACTTTCCGGTTTTACAGGCTTCTATATTACGATCACAGAATGTTCCTAAATCTTTTAAAGCTTCCTTAAAAGCAATAATCACATCACTCATTATTGTCTGATTTTCCCCTTGGATAGGGGAATAATCATTACTCGGCTTTTCTACAAAAAACGAAATAATGACAAAAACAAAGAACAAAAATAATAATAATTTGATCAAAAAACGTATCATGGGCAATCAATGCACCCTAGCTGTAAATAAAATAAAGCAGCAGTGTAGGCGCTTCTGCTTTATAAAAAATTTATAAAATAAGACTTTTATCAAGTTGAGCATTTGTTTATCCGATTTATAGCATTAACTTTGTTATAATAAGATATGAAATAGCTATAAAAAATGAGAGGTATGATCTTTTTATTAAAAAATTAACGTCAAAATTATGCAATAAAAATAAAACCCTTGAGAATATGTAAGCTGGATTTCTCTATGACATATAACAAGAGTAAAATAAAAGAGATTATACCTCATAACCATGACAACACGTGATGATTACAGTACCTCATGTTGCCATTTTCTTTTTTATAAAAAAAGTATGATATCAAGTTGTAAGGATTAAACAGTCCACTTATTTTTCACCAATATTTTTCAAATGATTACCGTTGATATTTATGAAATATTAGTAGAGTGAATTTATAAGAACATAATGATTATTGAAAAACAATGATACCCATTAACATTGTATGGAAATATGAACCTATGTACATGTAAAATATTTGAAAAACCCCTACCCTGCTACTGGCTCCGCAGCGTGTTAAATAAATGTGTTTCAATTTTGATTTTAAATACTGCAAAATATATACGCAAAAAATAAGAAAATAACATAGATCTTTCAGTTTAGATGATGATATGTGATGATGTGACTTACAAATGTAAAATGGTATCGTATAGTTGTAAAGTTTTTATACACATCCAAAAATGCTGTCTAACATGAGATTAAGAAATTTGAATGAGAGCTACTGCTGATTTATCAGCTTACATATTTACACAACAAGCTTACTTATTTTAACAATTTGAAAGAAAAAGCAACAACATAGATATGACTCTCTCACTGGAAGTAACAATAATTCTATCGAAAATAAAAAACTAAAATAATGACAAAAAAACGAAAAAAGTACAAAACAAACAATGTCAAACAGAGTAAATATTATAGTAGTATTTTTATAACTTTTTTGCTTATAATCGGGTATTTTCTTTTTTGGATAATAAAAACACTTTGTTTTTATACAAAAAAAAATACTTTATTGTTCGCTGGATTAATCCTTTTTACCATTAGTTTTGTTTTTGTTTCATTTAATGCTTTATTTTCACAAATGATAATGCATCAAGACGTCTTTACTAAAATGAAGTTTGCATTTGATTCAGATATCGAACAAAACTCTTCTTTACCTGGAAAAGAAGAAAAAACTCGGGCAGTTTCTCGTGATGCTTCTGTATCGTTTCTAATCCCTTTACAGAACAATTTATCTTCTCCTGCTTTGTTAGAAAATACACTAAAAATGCAAAAAAAGCTAGCAAAGCTAGGATTTTATGATGGTCCTTTAGATGGAATAGAGGGACCTAAAACGCGTCGTGCCATAGCACTTTGGAAACAACAAACTGCTCACGAAATGCAAAAAAATATTTTACTTAAAACTGCAACAGATGAAATTGCGATATTAATTAGGCGTAGTGAAAGAGAAATGACAAATGAAACAACAAGAATAAACGATGTGCCGCGCTTAAAAGAAAATGTTTCAGAACCTCTTGTTGTAGATATTATACGAGTGCAAAAAGCTTTACGCATTTTTGGTCATAACGAGGTGATTATCACGGGTATAGAGGATCACAAAACAACAGAAGCCTTAAAACAGTTTCAAAAAATGTTTGATCTTCCTATAACAGGTAAAACTGATCATACAGTTTTGATGAAAATGCATGAAGTTGGTTTGTTGAACTAAAAGACGCATTCACCTGATAGAGTAAACGCTGAAAACTTGGTGATAACACATTCCCTTGCCTTATACTTTTTTATAAATATATAAGAGGAATACTGTTTTTTCTTATTCCTACAACTTAAGGTGTATCTTCATTTTTTTCTTTTAGTCAAGAAAATATAAAAACACACGCAAGTTATCTTACATACCGCAATCAAAATATTTGATTTACAATGATTATTCATCGTTTTTATCACTTAAAAGAAAGCGACCAATACAGAAAAGTTCTCTCACCTCAACTCTTTTTATCATGAATTATGAAAGTGCGTTGTCTTGCATATTACAAGAAACATCCGCATAGAAAAAAACATTTAAGTGAGAAGTAAACACACCCCTTATGAGCCGTTTAAATGCATAAATAGCTGCACATTCTACAATGAAAAAACTCAAAATCTTTTTTATATTTTGTTTATAAGAGCCGATTGTGCTGCTGCTAAACGCGCAATTGGCACCCGAAAAGGAGAACATGAAACATAATCAAGACCATTCTCTTCACATAAAGCAATAGACGCAGGATCACCTCCGTGTTCACCACAAATTCCCAGTTTAATTTTTTCGCGTCGTGAACGTCCCCGCTGCGCAGCAATAGAAACAAGTTCCCCTACTCCATCACGATCAATCGATACGAAAGGATCTTGTTCTAAAAGTCCTTTTTGGAAATAGGTTGCTAAAAAGGGAGCAGCATCATCGCGTGAAATTCCAAAAGTCGTTTGCGTCAAATCGTTTGTTCCAAATGAAAAAAATTCAGCTGTTTCAGCAATTTCATCTGCTCGAAGAGCAGCCCTTGGAAGCTCAATCATCGTTCCAACCATGTACTGAATATTCTGACCCTTTTCCTTAATCACTTCACTAGCAACCTTATCAATATGGGCTTTTACAAAATCAAATTCAGATTTAAGCGCAACAAGCGGCACCATAATTTCAAGCATAACAGGAGAGCCAGATTTTTGAGCAGCTTCTGCTGCTGCTTCAAAAATAGCCCGTGCCTGCATTTCTGCGATTTCAGGATAAGTAATAGCTAAACGGCATCCTCTTAATCCAAGCATAGGGTTAAATTCGTGCAACTGCTGTGCACGTGCAGAAAGCGCATCTACTGAAACTCCCATAGCCGTTGCAACTTCAAAGATTTCTGTGTCTGTTTTTGGCAAAAATTCATGTAATGGTGGATCTAGCAAACGGATAGTAACAGGCAAACCACACATAATTTCAAATAATTCACTAAAGTCTGAGCGCTGCATTGGCAAAAGCTTATCCAATGCTTTACGACGTCCACTTTCATCATTACTTAAAATCATTTCACGCATGGCCACAATACGTTCACCAGAAAAAAACATATGTTCCGTGCGGCAAAGTCCAATACCTTCAGCTCCAAAGGAACGCCCCATACGTGCATCAGAGGGTGTTTCAGCATTGGCGCGAACTCTTATACGCCGGATTCCATCAGCCCATTCCATCAATTTTGCAAAATCTCCACAAAGCTCAGGTTGCAACATCGCAACTTTCCCTTTGAAAATTTCTCCGCACCCACCATCAATGGTAATAACATCACCCTCTTTAAAATTTTGCCCTGAAGCAAACATTGTCTTTGTGTTATAATCAATGCGTACATTACCAGCACCAGAAATACATGGCTTCCCCATACCACGCGCGACAACAGCAGCATGACTTGTCATACCACCACGCGTCGTTAAAATCCCTTCCGCAGCATGCATGCCATGAATATCTTCTGGGCTTGTTTCTACACGCACCAAAATAACTTTGCGACCTTCTGTGGAGGCAGTTTCTGCCTCTTCTGAAGTAAAAACAATTTCACCCGTTGCTGCTCCTGGGGAAGCAGGTAATCCGCGTGCAATAACAAAACGCTCTGCTTTAGGATCAAGAGTTGGATGGAGAAGTTGGTCGAGCGACTTTGCATCTATTCGCAACACCGCTTCTTCATGACTGATTAATCCCTCTTCCACCATTTCAATCGCCATTTTTAGAGCAGCACGCGCGGTTCGCTTTCCCGAACGAGTCTGTAACATCCACAATTTACCTTTTTCAATGGTGAATTCGAGATCCTGCATATCGCGATAATGCTGTTCAAGCTTCTGTGCAATCTGACACAACTTCAAAAAAGCCTCGGGCATGATTTTTTCCAAGGATGGTTTATTTGAGCCCGCAACAATACGTGCATTTTCTGTAATATTTTGGGGCGTTCGAATGCCTGCGACAACATCTTCACCCTGCGCATTTACTAAAAACTCACCGTAAAGCTCTTTCTTACCTGTTGATGGATTGCGAGTAAAAGCAACACCCGTTGCCGAATCTTCACCCATATTACCAAACACCATCGCCTGTATATTCACTGCTGTTCCCCAACTTTCAGGAATATTATGTAAACGACGATAAGTAATTGCACGTGCTGTCATCCAACTTGAAAAAACGGCTCCGATTGCTCCCCATAATTGTTGTTCAGGATCTTGTGGAAAAGGTTTCCCTAACTTTTCTTCAACATATGCTTTATAAGAAACAATAACATCTTTCCAATCAACCGCTGTCATCTCTGTATCGATAGCATAACCATTGCGTACTTTTACATCATCAAGAATCTCTTCAAAATGAGAATGTTCTAATCCCAAAACAACATGAGAATACATTTGGATAAAACGGCGATAGCTGTCATAAGCAAAGCGTTCGTTATCGGCTTGTAAAGCAATTGCTTGTACAGTTTTATCATTCATACCAAGATTAAGTACCGTATCCATCATTCCTGGCATAGAAGCACGAGCTCCAGAGCGAACAGAGAGTAAAAGCGGTTTTTTTTCATTACCAAATGCACGTCCTGTTTGTTCACCAATGCCTTTAAGCGCTTGTTTAACAGCTTCCTGTAATTCTTTTGGATATGACTTATCATGAGCATAATAAAAATTACAAACTTCTGTCGTAAGAGTAAATCCAGGAGGTACAGGCAAACCAAGATGACTCATTTCAGCTAAATTTGCCCCTTTACCGCCGAGAAGATTGCGCTCACTTGCACTTCCTTCTGCATTGCCATCACCAAAACTATAAACCCATTTTGTCATCATAAAAATCCTCCCATATCAGCATTAAAATAATTATTTGATTGGAGCCCATTATTAAAAAAATGCCTCAGTTCAAAATTGGCTAAATTAAAAAAAATATTGCCTCAGAAATGCGAAAAACCAACCCTTCTAAAAGAGAAATAGCGAAAAGCATCAATATCTCATCTCTTGGAAAGAAGATTTAGTTTTTAAGAAAACTATCAATTACCGAAAAGAAAGATTCTACTGACATAACACCTTCATACTTATTACCATTAATAAAGAATGTAGGTGTTGCAGTAACACCAAGCTCTTTACCACGCTCAAAAGATGCATTCACTTCATCTAAAAGTGACTGATTTTTTAGACACGCATTAAAACTTTCATCTGTAAAGCCAGCCATTAAGCCAATTTTTTTCAATGGTGTTAAGGCATCTTTTTCCCAAACCCACTCCTGCTGTTTTTGAAATAAAACTTCGATCAAAGGAAAATAACGGTCTTCTGGTGCACATCGCGCTAACATAAAACCTGCCGTTGCTCTAGGATCAAAAGCATAATCTCGAAAAATAAGTTTTACTTTTCCCGTTTTTATATATTTTTTACGAATTTGGGGAAGGACATCATTATAAAAATGTGCACAATGAATACATGTCAATGAAGCATATTCAATAATTGTTACCGGTGCATTCTCTTCCCCCTCAAACCTATCCTTAACCTTACCCGATTGAAGAAGTTCAGCCATATCAACAGTCGCAACTGGCTTAAT
It encodes:
- a CDS encoding S9 family peptidase, coding for MNSSLLLPPKASKIAHSERHHGIYRDDPYHWLRASNWQDVFKNPSYLDENIRQHLEKENAYQALQMADTKPLQDSLFAEMKSRIQENDSSVPVKRGPFAYGFSYVTGGQQPHYFRTPRNGGEKNVYLNGDALAEGKEYFNFGAVEESPDHTHVVWTYDDKGSEFYTAKVRNLETLSDSMDIITDTSGQIVWDAKSEGVFYTKMDENHRPSKLYYHRLNTDQSQDKLIFREDNPGFFLHVSGSKLNDIIYINIHDHETSEIWLIPAEAPLTVPQCVRKRQKGIEYSLTEGGDVFYILTNLDNAKDFKIMVTPYASPQSENWSELVPHRLGYFILSHDAYQNFLIWVERFEGLPRIKIMDRTTQQVHSIAFTEEAYSLGLQGAAEYDSPTIRFSYSSMTTPDQVFDYEMKSRKRTLLKTQIIPSGHHQDEYITRRIMATAEDGEKIPISIFYHKTTVLNGRAPCLLYGYGAYGISIPASFNSNALSLVNRGFIYAIAHIRGGKEKGVEWYEKGKHLFKYNTFTDFIACGRYLVENNFTSHDRLIAQGGSAGGMLMGAIANIAPQDFAGIIANVPFVDVLNTMLDISLPLTPPEWPEWGNPLESKEDYDLIASYSPYDNIKAQGYPPMLVTAGLTDPRVTYWEPAKWVAKLRDLKTDDNAILLRINMDSGHAGAAGRFSKLEEVAYIYAYILKIMGKNCC
- a CDS encoding MucR family transcriptional regulator, encoding MEHRPVLETESNLVITLVADIVAAYVSNNSIRPTEVPNLIADVHAAFRKAGNVESTEVEVEKQRPAVNPKRSIFPDYLICLEDGKKFKSLKRHLMTHYGMLPEEYREKWQLDSSYPMVAPNYAKARSALAKEMGLGRKSKRKKNK
- a CDS encoding SufE family protein yields the protein MAETIDNIIENFSFLDNWEDRYRYVIELGRELPPFPENARNDEHKVPGCVSQVWLLSSRNNSDNPTLTFQGDSDAHIVRGLIYILLAFYSGKKASEIRNADAEGLFQTLGLKENLTPQRSNGLKSMIERIRNESYI
- a CDS encoding DUF5330 domain-containing protein yields the protein MIRFLIKLLLFLFFVFVIISFFVEKPSNDYSPIQGENQTIMSDVIIAFKEALKDLGTFCDRNIEACKTGKSFLSSLGERAYHGARAAYKYFGRIMDSQNMGSPPDIMFKRETEEST
- a CDS encoding peptidoglycan-binding domain-containing protein — its product is MTKKRKKYKTNNVKQSKYYSSIFITFLLIIGYFLFWIIKTLCFYTKKNTLLFAGLILFTISFVFVSFNALFSQMIMHQDVFTKMKFAFDSDIEQNSSLPGKEEKTRAVSRDASVSFLIPLQNNLSSPALLENTLKMQKKLAKLGFYDGPLDGIEGPKTRRAIALWKQQTAHEMQKNILLKTATDEIAILIRRSEREMTNETTRINDVPRLKENVSEPLVVDIIRVQKALRIFGHNEVIITGIEDHKTTEALKQFQKMFDLPITGKTDHTVLMKMHEVGLLN
- the ppdK gene encoding pyruvate, phosphate dikinase; this encodes MTKWVYSFGDGNAEGSASERNLLGGKGANLAEMSHLGLPVPPGFTLTTEVCNFYYAHDKSYPKELQEAVKQALKGIGEQTGRAFGNEKKPLLLSVRSGARASMPGMMDTVLNLGMNDKTVQAIALQADNERFAYDSYRRFIQMYSHVVLGLEHSHFEEILDDVKVRNGYAIDTEMTAVDWKDVIVSYKAYVEEKLGKPFPQDPEQQLWGAIGAVFSSWMTARAITYRRLHNIPESWGTAVNIQAMVFGNMGEDSATGVAFTRNPSTGKKELYGEFLVNAQGEDVVAGIRTPQNITENARIVAGSNKPSLEKIMPEAFLKLCQIAQKLEQHYRDMQDLEFTIEKGKLWMLQTRSGKRTARAALKMAIEMVEEGLISHEEAVLRIDAKSLDQLLHPTLDPKAERFVIARGLPASPGAATGEIVFTSEEAETASTEGRKVILVRVETSPEDIHGMHAAEGILTTRGGMTSHAAVVARGMGKPCISGAGNVRIDYNTKTMFASGQNFKEGDVITIDGGCGEIFKGKVAMLQPELCGDFAKLMEWADGIRRIRVRANAETPSDARMGRSFGAEGIGLCRTEHMFFSGERIVAMREMILSNDESGRRKALDKLLPMQRSDFSELFEIMCGLPVTIRLLDPPLHEFLPKTDTEIFEVATAMGVSVDALSARAQQLHEFNPMLGLRGCRLAITYPEIAEMQARAIFEAAAEAAQKSGSPVMLEIMVPLVALKSEFDFVKAHIDKVASEVIKEKGQNIQYMVGTMIELPRAALRADEIAETAEFFSFGTNDLTQTTFGISRDDAAPFLATYFQKGLLEQDPFVSIDRDGVGELVSIAAQRGRSRREKIKLGICGEHGGDPASIALCEENGLDYVSCSPFRVPIARLAAAQSALINKI
- a CDS encoding DsbA family protein codes for the protein MIKFRSFLSFRIIFLLMTVIQISITSTAARDIKPVATVDMAELLQSGKVKDRFEGEENAPVTIIEYASLTCIHCAHFYNDVLPQIRKKYIKTGKVKLIFRDYAFDPRATAGFMLARCAPEDRYFPLIEVLFQKQQEWVWEKDALTPLKKIGLMAGFTDESFNACLKNQSLLDEVNASFERGKELGVTATPTFFINGNKYEGVMSVESFFSVIDSFLKN